CGAATGTTTGTCCGCCGCCTCGTGTTTTTGTTGATCATTGGTTTGCTCCATTTAGTGTTTCTATGGTCGGGAGATATCTTACATACATACGCGCTTGCCGGCTTTTTGCTTCTGCTTTTTGTCCATCGTCAGCCAAAAACAATTATGGTTTGGCTTGTTTCATTACTAGGAGCTGCCTCGATGATCATGTTGTTTTTGACGAGTGTAAGCGGTGTAGGTTTACAACTGAAAATGGAAAGTGGAATGGGGTCTTTCGCTGGATTTGAGAACAGCGTAGAGTCGGGAGAGGCGGTCATGGCCAACGGAACGTACGGCGACATTTTGCAGTACCGATTTTTTAATGAAGTCATTCCCGTTCTCATGCAATCAATATTTATCGCGATCGCTGTGTTGCCACTCTTTCTCATAGGACTATATATGGGGAAAAGAGGAATGTTTCATGATGTTGAAGGTAATGTAAAAAAATGGAAAAGTCTTTGTATACACAGTTTTTGGAGCGGGGGGTTGTTGACGGCACTCATGACCTCCTTACATTATGATGTACTTCCGCTCCCGTCCTTTGTGACCTACGGAATGGCAGAGGGCTTGAACTTTGCCGCCGGACCATTGCTCATGCTTTTTTACGTATCCGGACTCGTGCTTATAATAAGGTCAAAGGGCTGGCAAAGGTTATTGATGCCGTTTGCGGCGGTAGGAAGAATGGCATTGACCAACTATTTAATGCAAACGATCATCGCCATCTTTATTTTTTATGGATTTGGATTAGGGTTGTTTGGGCAAATATCGAGCGGAGTTGGGTTGATGGTTGCTGTTATCATCTTTACGGCACAACTTATTGTCAGCAACCTTTACTTGCAGACATTCAAACAAGGACCGATGGAAGCGCTGTGGCGAAAATGGACGTACGGCTAGAGGGGAGAAATAGAAGTCGGGGCGCTAGGCCCCGATATTTTCGTTAACTAGTTTTTTTGCGTTTACGGACCGGATCGAAGCTCAGATGAAACTCAGGTGAACTATGATGGCCGTGGAATTTACGACGTGCCGCTTTCAATTCGGCCTCGAGCGCGGCAAATATTTTGTCCAAATGTTCATCAGTATAATCATAATTGTTCTTATTGGATAAATTACCGATGAGGCGGATTTTTTTAACCGTTTCCTCTGTTCGTCGTTTTGCAATTCTCTCAAATTTGCTTAGCTTGTCTTCCATTATTCTAGCTCCTTTCAACTCTTTTCATTCATTCTATAAAATCCGTCAGTAGAAAAAAATTAAAATTTGTAATAAACAATAGGAAATTTTAGTGCTTTTTTGTCGAATACTGAGTGGGCGGGAAACCAAAAAGCGTGAGGGTACTGGTAACTGCCTAATTTATTATAGCGAATATTGCGATGGATTTTTGATAGAATTAAATAGATCCATGATTTACATTGCCTTTTTCTATACTGGTGTTTCGTTCATATAAGGAGGCGGCCGAGGATAAGTGCCTCCGTTGCACGCGTCCGGACCTTCCCCAGCAATTAAACAAAGACGGCGGCGGGTGCGCCGCTGCCGTCTTTGCCTTCACAAATAATCGGAAATATGTTGAAGGTTTGCTCGTGTGGAGATGTCTTCAGATAGCAATGGAAGGAAAATTTTCTTCTGTTTTTTAAATTGCCCGTGAATCGTTTCGATATATTGCTGCTCTTGCTCTTTTCTTTTTTGGAAAAAAGGAGAGGCATCGGCTTCGTCGGGCAGACATTTATTGACGATTAACGTATTCACGTTCATTTTCGCTTGAGCGAGCTGTTCGACGGCCCGTGATGTTTCTTCAATTGGAAGCCGTTCAGGTGTGAGCACATAGACGAACCCGGTTTTTCTTTTGTCTAACAGCCATTTCCTCGCTTCCACAAATTTTTGCTTCCGCTTCATCAACGTTTGATAGATCGGGTCTTCCACAGGCTCGCCATCGTTTAACAATTGACTATAGTTCTCATTCACCGTACGTCTCCGTTTTAACATGCCATCGATCCATGCTTCCATCATCTCCGGCAAAGAAAGCAACCGCAAGGTGTGCCCGGTGGGTGCTGTATCAAAAACGATGAGGTCAAAGTGCTCGGTTTGTTCGAGGATAATGTTCACAAGTGCATCGAAAAGGGCGGACTCATCGGCCCCCGGCGTGTTGGCGGCCATATCGATTTGCCTGTGTACTTCACTTACCCGGTGGGCATGAACGAGGCCTTGTAAATTCTCTTTGACTCCCGCGATATAGCGTTTCGACTCTTCTTCTGCGTCAATTTCCAATCCATATAGATTGGTTTGCAACTGGGAGATCGTGTTTCCAATTCGCATGTCAAACAAGTCTTCAAGATTGTGAGCGGGATCGGTGGAAATGAGTAGCACTTTTTTTCCGTTTTGTGCGGCGGAAAGGGCGAAGGCAGCGGAGCAGGTTGATTTTCCTACTCCGCCTTTTCCGCCAAAAAACAAAATGGAGTGGTGATGCATACCAGAACCTCCTCTCTTTTTAAAGGGATGTGCTCGGTGCACATCGCGATGATTAATCATTATCTAACCGTTGGGATTTCCCCTGTTTAAACAACAAGTAAGCTTCCAAGCAAATCCATACGGCAAACGCGAGGATTATGGAACCGAGCACAAAGAGAAGTGCATCACCGTTTTCAGCGAATATCCACCACTCCGTGCTAAGCTGTTGGAGCATGGCTAGAATCGTCATTATGAGCAGAAATACCATCGGTATCAATGTAACGAGATAGTTCCTTCCCTGGCGGCTCAACCAAATGGTGATGAGCATTAACGTAATCCCGGCGAGCAACTGGTTGGACGTACCGAAGAGCGGCCATAAAATGTAACCACCGGCCCCCAATCCACGATCATCTTGCGGAAGAAGGACAAGCGCCATACTCGCACCGACGGCGATGGATGTGGCTACGTGCTTTTTTGTGAGCGCTAACGCATTGTATTCGCGCCCGATTTCGGAAATGATATAGCGCATTAAACGAACGGCAGTATCGAGCGTTGTAGCGGCAAAGCTGATTACAACGACCGCGACAATCGTTTGCGCGACGGATTCGGGTATGAGTAAACCGGAGGCCAGTTGTGCGGCGCCCTCGATAAAATTACCAAGCCCTTCCGCGTTTGCTACATCAAAGGTAGGGTAAGCCGTTAAGAAATCATCGCTCGTCGAGAAGAAGGTGACAACGGCAATAATGGAGATAAGCGCCAGAACACCTTCACCAATGGCCCCTCCATACCCAACGGTACGGGCGTCGGTTTCTTTATTCAATTGTTTGGATGTTGTGCCCGAGGAGACGAGGGAGTGGAAACCTGATACCGCTCCGCAGGCGATGGTAATAAAGAGAAGCGGGAACCAGGAGACATCGTCCGTCGAGCGTGTCGTCGGAGCTGTCACTTCGGGATTTGTCACTAATAAACCGAGATAAAGAACGGCTAACCCGACTAAGAGCTGGTGCGCGTTTATGTAATCCCGGGGTTGGAGCAATTTCCATACTGGAAGCGTGGACGCAATGTAAACATACGTCATAAGAATAATAATCCAGATTAGAAATGACATGGAAACCGCGTCCAGTCCGAAAACGACCGTTGAGCCTTCACCGCCGAAATACTGAACAAGATCGATTTGCAAAGCCGGAACATAGCTGGCCAAAACAGCCGTTCCGTACATGACGATCAAGGCGATAATGGAAGGGAGAAGTAATCCTTTTCCACGCTTGAGGAAATAAACCCCAATCAGAACAGCAAGTGGAATTTGAATAAAGATGGAAAGAACGCTAGCCGGATAGCTGACAAACAAGTCGGAAATTACCCAGGCGAAAACGGCCGCTACCATAAGCACAAGAATAAGAATAATAAATAAAAAAAGCAGTTTTGCCCGCCGGCCGATTAAGCGATCAGCCAAGGTGCCAATCGATTGTCCCTTGTTTCGTACGGACAGAACGAGGGAGCCAAAATCATGGACCCCGGCAGCGAAAACGGTTCCGAGGATCACCCAAAGAAAAGCAGGCAGCCAGCCCCAATAAACCGCAATAGCCGGTCCCAGAATTGGGGCTGCGCCTGCGATGGACGTAAATTGATGAGCCCAGAGAACGCTTTTTTTCGTAGGCACAAAATCAACACCGTCATTAAATTGGTGTGCAGGTGTTTGAAAATTCGGATCCAAACGGTAAATGCGTTTGGCGATAAACTTAGAATAATAGAAATAGCCAAAAGCTAGCATCGCCATGCCGATGACGGCGAGCAAGATCCCTGACATAAAATGTCCACATCCTTTCCAGTGTATTATGATGAAAACGATTCAACATTCATTATAGGTTTATGAAAGGTATTATGTAAATGAAAAAAGAAGCAAGCTTCCACTTGCTTCTGCCGGTTCTACCAAATAAGTTTATCAGCAACAACGAATGCCATCGATCGGAGACTTTTCCATGCCCATTCGCAAATGCCAATCATGAAATTCTTCAACCATTTCCGGATATAATTCCAACGTATAATAGGAAACAGGGTTCGGAATACCTAGCATTTCAGAAAAAGATAGCAAGTAAAAAATATCATCTTCATCCCGAAGCTCCCGTTTGATTTCAGAACGGTGCGGGAGTCGAAGCACTTCATCATAAAACGCCAGGGCACGTGATAGTTGATCTTTAAACCCCAAATCGCGACCCTCCAATTCACTGTTTTACCTATTATATTATAGCAGATGGGAGGATTGTTTAAACAAAGATGCCCGTAGGAATCCGATATGACATCATACGGGGAAGAAAAACGGCCAGTGGTGTCATGATAAGCTCATGACACCATCTGATGGATTTGAAAGGACCCACCGAAAGGGGTAAAAATCCAATCCGAGGTCTCGTGGAAGGGCCAGGAAACATACGGAGAGAAAATTCATCCATATGCGTTACCGATCATCATCTTCAAGCGCTTTCGTTTTGTCATTTTTAAACAGCAGGTAGGCTTCAAGGCATATCCATACGGCAAAGATGAGGATAATCGCACCGAGCGTGAATAGCAGAAAATTCGAATCGCTACCGTACCAGGCCCATTCAAACCATACTTGAGAGAACATGGCCAATAAAGTCATTGCGAGCAAGAAGACCATAGGAATGAATGTGACTAGGAAATTTCGTCCTTGTCGGCGCAGCCAAATGGTAATGAGTAATAACGCGATGCCGGCAAGCAATTGATTCGAGGTACCGAACAACGGCCAGAGCAGATAGCCTCCGGCGCCAAAGCCTCTTTCATCTCCGGGCATGAGGACAAGTGTCATGCTGGAGCCGACGGCGATGGCGGTAGCGACATGCTTTTTCGTTAAGGCATATGCTTTATACTCGGTGGCAATCTCCGAAATGATATAGCGCATTAATCGAACGGCGGTATCGAGCGTTGTGGCAGCAAAACTGATGACGACGACAGCCACAATCGTTTGTGCAATTGCTTCCGGAATGAACAATCCGGTGGCGAGTTGGGCCGCGCCTTCAATAAAGTTGTTTAACCCGATCTCATTGGCGGTGGTGAAACTGGAATAGGTGCTCAAAAATTCCTCTTGAGTGGAAAATAACGTCACCACGGCGACAATGGAAATAATCGCCAAGATTCCTTCTCCGATCGAGCCGCCGTAACCGACCAGACGAGCATCGGATTCCTTGTTTAACTGTTTAGACGTTGTTCCTGAAGATACGAGCGAATGAAATCCTGATATAGCCCCGCACGCAATCGTAATAAACAACAGCGGGAACCAGGAAACGTCATCCACAGAACGTGTAACCGGCGCTGTTACTTCCGGATTCGTCACTAATAACCCGAGATATAAAATACCCAACCCGATGATGAGCTGATGGGCATTGATGTAGTCTCGCGGTTGCAAGAGTTTCCAGACAGGCAACGTCGACGCAATATAGACATAAGCCATTAAAATGACGATCCAGATTAAAAATGCTATTGATACGGCATCGATTCCGAAAGCGACGGTTGCATTCTCACCGCCGAAATAACTCACCAAGTCAATTTGTAAAGCGGGAATGCCGCTTGCCAGCGCGGCTGTTCCATACATGACGATCAAGGCAAGGAGGGAAGGGAAAAGCAATCCTTTCCCACGCCTGAGAAAATAAATACCAATAATGACCGCGAGCGGAATTTGAATAAAGATGGACAATACACTGGCCGGAAACGTGACGAACAAGTTGGCAATGACCCACGCGAACACGGCGTTGACCATTAAGACAAGAATAAGAATGATAAAGAGAAACAGCATCTTCGCGCGCCTGCCGATTAAACGTTCGGCAAGCGTACCGATGGATCGTCCCTTATTTCGCACAGATAAAACAAGCGCCCCGAAATCATGGACCCCGGCGGCGAAGACCGTTCCGAGCACCACCCATATAAACGCTGGAAGCCAGCCCCAATAAACAGCGATGGCCGGTCCTAATATCGGCGCTGCACCTGCAATGGAGGTGAAATGATGGGCCCAAACGATGCTTTTTTTCGTTGGTACGAAATCAATACCATCGTTAAACTGGTGGGCGGGCGTACGAAAATTCGGATCAAGTCGATAAATGTGTTTGGCAATAAATTTGGAATAGTAAAGGTACCCGAGTGCAAAGATGATGATTCCAATGACAGCTATTCCAATCCCCGGCATAAGACTTTCACTCCTTTTTTTGAATATATTGAAATCAATTTATAATAGAATGATATGGACAATCGCCGGGAAAAATGCCCGAAAAAAAGAAAGGGAGATGTACGGCTTTTATCTGTTTTAGGCGAAAAGAGCCTCGCTTCCTATGAAGGGGGGAAGCGTGGGAAAATCGTTACCAAAACATGTTTCGTTACGACGAACATTCGTAACGAAGCGTTGCGTTTTAACTGCCGGAACTTCGGGGATCGCCTAATCAAAACTTTCCGGTTGCGAAGGTGGTCGTGAGCATCTCCGTTTTCAAATGTCGTTAGAATGAAGGTGGAGTTGTTTGAAAGGTTGAAAAAATTCGGTAATCATTTGTATTACCTGGTTGCAATAGGGACATAAACGTGTTACCTTATTATTGTGTAAGTGATGAACGGACTGTGAATCACAGGCCTCTGCTCGATCAATGGATCCAACAGGGTTTATCGTATAATCACTTCAGAATTTTAGGTTAAGGAGGCCTTTGTACGAAATGAAAGGCACAGTAAAATGGTTTAATGCAGAAAAAGGGTTTGGATTTATCGAACGGGAGGACGGAGATGACGTATTCGTTCACTTTTCCGCGATCCAAGCCGAAGGGTTCAAAACGTTGGACGATGGCGAGACAGTAGAATTTGAAATTGTTGAAGGAGATCGTGGCCCGCAAGCGGCTAACGTTATACGTCAATAGAGCATCATAGAGGAGGGCGATTCCGTGTATACATCAATCACGGAATCGCTTTTTTTACACCATCAGAACGTATGGACAATAGGATAAGGAACGTCTTTCTAAAGCCTCTGTTTCCAGTCCCTGTTCTTGCTACGGGAAAGGAGATATTATGTTTAAAATAACGTTGGGCGAGAATCTTTTTTTGCATCTTATTGAGATGCAACATGCACAGGAATTACATTCAGTGGTTGACGCGTCCCGCGGACATCTCAGGCGATGGTTGCCATGGGTCGATGCAATGAAAACCGTTGCAGATTTTCAACCTGTCATTCACGCGTGGCTGCAACAATACGCAGATGGCAGAGGCTTTCAGGCGGGGATCAAGAAAGACGGTGTTCTTGTGGGGGTTATCGGTTTACATGACATCGATTGGATGAATAGAAGGACATCATTGGGTTACTGGCTTACCGAGGCATATACGGGACGAGGGATTATGACAAAAGCTACCCAAGCGGTATTGGCGATCGTGTTTAATGATTATCAATTAAACCGTGTGCAAATCCAATGTGGAGTGACCAATTATGAAAGCCAGGCGATCCCAAAAAGGCTCGGCTTTCTTTTTGAAGGGGTCGTTCGTGATGGGGAATGGCTGTATGACCACTATCATGACCTTGTGCAATACAGTTTATTGCGGGAAGAATGGCTGCGTTATATTTCCAGCGGTGGGAGGTAAGGAGTAAGAAAGTGAAACATAACCGTTTGTAAACAGCTAGAGGTGAGTGCATGGAATTAATACCATCATACCGACGAAAAAAAAAGACCGATCATTTTTTTGTTAGCATCTTTTTTACCATTGCTTTTTTTGCCTATATGTATTTTTTTATTTATCTCCCTTTTACAATCGTAATTCCGGCGCTTGGCTTGGTCTTGATCATCTGGTCTATGGTCGAAGGGCGTGGGAATCGGACTGTTGTCGAGCGAATGCTTCCCTTTTACCGGGAGTTATTGGATATCGAACGAAGCCTGGCTCCGAAGACGTTTGCATCCTATCGCTTGAGTTTCCGAATCAGTTTACGGGTTGTCGGTGTGATCCTCCTCTTGGTTGGAGTCTTCGAGTATTTTGCTATCATCGAGGCCGAACCGGATGTTTTTCCGTTCATGGCTTTATTTGCGATCGCGTTAATCGTAGTAAATGTGAACGTGTATACTCGGCATAAAAGAATGGAAGCGGGCGATGAGGATAAAATCAGAGGTCCATAAAAGAAAGCAATCATGAAATATTCTTAAAAATATAAGCATAGATTCAGAAAATGATCGTAGAATAAGATATAGCCATGTAATCTATTATAACGAGATTGTAGGATATGTCATGCTTCGAAAACATAAATTTCAATCTAAGGTAAATTTGAACCAAATTTTATATATGATATGATAAAAAAAAGCTACAGCTTATAGATGAAAGCTGTAGTTCATATCAGAGATTTTTCTATTATTTTACCAAAATTACTAAGAGGGGGATAATTAACAGATGAAAAAAATGGGGCTTATCTTTGCATTGACAGGGGTCGGCGCGCTCATGGCAGCGTGTGGCGGCGGGGAAACGACCGTCGCGGATCTTGAGGAAAATGGCATCGTACAAGTGGGGGTCGCTAATGAAGAACCTTACGGTTATCTTGATGGGGAAACAGCTACCGGTGCCAGTACGGAAATAGCAAGAGCTGTGTTTCAAAACATGGGTGTTGAGGACGTAGAAGCAACGGTGACGGAATTCGGGAACCTCATTCCAAGCTTGAATGCCGGCAACTATGACGTTGTCACCGCAGGAATGGATGTGCAACCGGAACGTTGTGAAAATGGAAGCTTCGGGGACGTTGAATACAGCTATGGCGAAGGCATGGCCGTTCAGAGCGGCAATCCGATGGATTTACACAGCTATGAAGATATTGTAGAGCAAGACGCGACGGTCTCGGTCATGTCCGGCGCTAATCAGCTTGACATGTTCGAAGCCCTTGGCATCGACGAAGATAATATCCAGTATTCCGATGATATCCCGGGGAACATTGCCGCTCTTGAAGCCGGTGACGTTGACGCGACGGTGATGACGGGCGCGACAATGAACGCTGCGATGGACAACGCGGATACAGACGCAATTGAGCAGCCGGAAAATTTTACAGATCCGGTTATTGACGGAGAAGAGCAAGTTGCTTATGGTGCCGCCGTATTTCGCGATGACGATGAGGAATTGCGTGAAGCCTATAACGAGAGCCTTCAGGAACTAAAAGATTCCGGCGAAATCGCCGAGATTATCGCAGAGTTCGATTTTGATGAAGAAAATGTTGTCACAGACGAGGTGACAACCGAAGAACTGTGTGAAGGCTAAAAGGCAAAGATAAAAGAAGCACGGTGTCAACAATAGCCCACCGTGCTTCTTTCCATTAAGCGAACGTCAGCTCTTGGGAGAGGTGCTTGTGTTTACCAATATTGGGGAATTTTTACCTTTCATATTACAGGGATTGTCTACGACCGTACAAGCATTTTTGTTCGGTGCTGTATTGGCTTATTCGATCGCGATTGTGGCCGGCTTGGCAAGAACGTCTAAACTCGTGGTTGTGCGCGTCGTCGCCACCATCTTTGTTGAGTTGTTTCGCGGAACCTCGTTGCTTGTACAGATGTTTTTCTTTGCATTTGTCTTACCGTCGTTGGCACCGTTTACGGTTTCCACATTTTTGGCCGGCGGGCTGGCGCTCGGATTTAACTACGGTGCCTATGCGTCAGAAGTCGTCCGCGGCGCTGTTTTATCTGTACCGGAAGGGCAAAAAGAGGCGGCGATTTCCCTCAACATGTCCAAAATTCAGCGCATGCGCCTGATTATATTGCCGCAAGCATTTCGTATCATGTTACCTGGGATCGGGAATAATTCTATTGAATTATTAAAAGGAACCTCGCTCGTTTATTTTATTTCGCTTGCCGATATGACTTACCGGGCGGATATTCTCCGAGGCGCAAATACGGCGCTGAGCGATCAAATCGAGATTTACACGTATTTGTTGCTCACTTATTTTGTGATCGCCCTCCCCCTCGTCCTGTTGACGAGATGGTTGGAGAAACAGGCATCTAAAGGGGTGAGTACGGCATGACTTGGGATTGGGAATTTGCATTTGAGGTGTTTCCGGAGATTATAAGTGCGATTGGTATAACGATTGGGGCGACGGTCGCTGCCTATCTTATTTCATTGACCCTTGGGCTTGTGCTCACGTTGCTTCGAAGATCAAGTTTCAAACCGTTGTCACTGTTGGTCGCAGGTATCGTTGAATTTATCAGAATGACACCGCCTCTTGTGCAGCTATTCTTTGTATATTTTGCTTTTGATATGACTCCGTTTGTAACAGGGGCGATTGTGCTTGGCGTTCATTATGCCACCTATGTATCGGAAGTTTATCGTTCAGGAATTGAATCTGTCCCGGCCAGCCAGTGGGAAGCGAGCAAAGCATTGAACTTTTCAACAGCGCAAACATGGCAGAAAGTCGTTTTGCCGCAAGCAATACCGCCGGTTATTCCGATGTTGGGGAATTACTTGATTGTGCTTTTTAAGGAAACGCCGTTGTTGTCCGGTATTTATGTGCTGGAAATGTTGGCCGTAGCCCAAATGATCGGTTCGGATACGTATCGTTTTCTTGAACCGGTCACGATTGTCGGCTTCTTATTCCTCGTGCTTAGTTATCCATCAGCACTGTTCATACGTTATTTGGAAAAACGATCGGGGCAGTTACCCGGAAGTTCTGAAAAGGGTGTGAAAACATGACAGAAGAAGTGGCGGAAGAAACGGCAAAAGTAGCTGGAGATGATAACGAAAGTGTGGTTGTCCGCTATAAAGAGGTCAAAAAAGCGTTTGGCGATACCGTCGTTTTGAACGATTTGAATCTCGATGTTAAACAAGGAGAAAAAGTTGCTTTAATCGGGCCTTCCGGCTCGGGGAAAACAACGATTATTCGCATGCTCATGACTTTGGAACAACCAACCGAAGGGACGATCGAAGTTGACGGGGAAATGCTTTGGCATAAAGAAGTGAATGGCGAGCTCATCCCCGCTGACGAAAAACATTTGCGTAAAGTCAGAGGAAAGATCGGCATGGTCTTTCAGCAATATAACCTTTTTCCACATATGACAATCATGCGCAATTGTACCGAAGCCCCCATTCATGTGCTTGGGATCAGTAAAGACGAAGCGAAAAAGAGAGCCCGGGAAATGTTGGATAAAGTAGGGCTTGGTGATAAAATCAATAACTACCCATCCCAATTGTCAGGCGGACAGCAACAGCGGGTAGCGATCGCCCGTTCCCTCGTCATGCAACCAAAGGTGATGCTTTTCGATGAAGTAACAGCCGCCCTTGACCCCGAACTTGTGGGAGAGGTCCTCGAAGTGCTTAAAAACATCGCTGCCGAAGGCGACACAACGATGATGATTATTACGCATGAGATGGAATTTGCCCGTGATGTGGCAGATCGCGTGCTATTTCTTGATAATGGTAAAATTGCTGAACACGGTCACCCCCGTGACGTACTCGTAAATCCGCAAAGTGAACGCTTGCAATCATTTTTGGGAAGGTTTAACGAAGGTTATTAATGGGAATCGATTCAGCATAGGTAGTGCTGAATCGTTTTTTTGAGGCATTAGAAAGGGGGAAGGCTTTTGATCGATTGGGTAAGAAAGAAAAATCCCCTCATTCACTGCATCACTAATGATGTCGTGACGAATTTCACGGCAAATGGGTTGTTGGCGGTTGGGGCTTCGCCTGTTATGACGGCGAATCATGAAGAAGTAGAAGAGATGGCACGAACAGCTGATGGTTTATTGTTAAATACGGGCACACTGACCCCCTATCAATATGAGGCGATGCGGCTCGCCGCACAGGCAGCGAATGAAAACCAAACCCCGATTGTTTTGGACCCTGTGGCGGTCGGGGCAACATCTTACCGCACTCGCGTTGTTCAGGCATTTTTAGAGGGCGTTCATGTAGCTGTCATTCGTGGAAACGGCGGAGAAATTGCCGCTCTTATTGGCATGCACGCGGATATGCATGGCGTAGAAGGAAAAAGTGATCAGCCGCCTGAAATGCTGGCAAAAGAGGCCGCTAACGTGTTAGGCACAGTGGTTTGTGTCACCGGTGAAAGAGACGCAGTGAGTGACGGGAAGCATACGTATCTCATAAAAAATGGACACGTGTGGCTTTCGCGCGTCGTTGGCACGGGGTGTTTGCTGGGAGCTATTATATCGGCTTATATCGCCGCGAAGGGAACCAACGTGGACCTATCACGATCAGCGACGGAGGCACTTGCCCAATATGGCCTCGCCGCTGAAGACGCATTCGCACGCTCGAAGGATGAAGGGATTGGCACCTTCCAACAGCGTTTTTTGGATTCCCTCGGCTGGATCAACGACGATCATTGCCATGGAAAAATCAACGTGCAACAAGTGTAGCTTGACACTCCCACAGCTAAAGCAATGGGATTCTAAAGTGCTATTACGTTCGCAATTTATTTCTGTTTTGAACGAGCCTTTAATTCAGAGGTGTGCCATCCCCTCGTCCTGTTTTGTTCTATGCACCTTTGGTGCATATGACCTTACAGGCGGTGTTGCTTTTACCACAACACTAGGTTTTAAGATGTTTTCTTTTTGTTTTTTGTTTCGGAAATACCCGAAATCGCTTTTGAAATGTTGATCACCGCATTCAGGTCTGCGTGTGTTGCGTACTCCCATTTCTTGCACCGGAACGTTGTTCCGTTACGGTTGTTTTTGGATTTATGTCCGCACTTACACGTCTGCGATGTGTCGTTTGGAACAACATATTCCACTACGATGCCTGCCATTTCAGCTTTATACTGGATAAACTGCTGCAATTGATAGGGAGACTACCGGTGAAGATGACGTCCTGCTTCTTTTTTAAGCAACAGCTCAAGCAACCAATTAGCGAACATTGTATTTGTTTCCGTCATTCAGAATAAAGCCGTACCCTCTTAAGGATACGGCTTTAAAACGTGATCATGAGTTTTTTTTGGATGAAAGGATGAACATGAGCAGTGTCATGGTGACGCTGCCGGCTACCAATATACCTGAGATTCCAAGAATGGCAATAAGTTCGAGTGCCATAAAATCCCTCTTTCCCTTATAGAGTTTGGAATTATTCCTCTATTCCACTTTCCACGCTTGATAAAACATGATAATTCAATATTTTTGAAATGATATGCCAAAAAACAAATAGTTATTCTTGTTTCAAGCAGATGCTCCCTGATAAAAAATGAAAAACGGGGCAGGATGAAAGATAAACGAGCTATTTCCGTTTTCAGTCCCTTATGAATGAAATTTATTCCCATATCGTGTATAT
The Salicibibacter kimchii DNA segment above includes these coding regions:
- a CDS encoding DUF418 domain-containing protein: MKATQIPGNERIHTLDIIRGIAVFGILIANMYAFKSLAFTDVRPYIEGGTVPQGALSQFADVFNTIFVEGKFYPMFSLLFGLGFYIFYTRLLEKDIHADRMFVRRLVFLLIIGLLHLVFLWSGDILHTYALAGFLLLLFVHRQPKTIMVWLVSLLGAASMIMLFLTSVSGVGLQLKMESGMGSFAGFENSVESGEAVMANGTYGDILQYRFFNEVIPVLMQSIFIAIAVLPLFLIGLYMGKRGMFHDVEGNVKKWKSLCIHSFWSGGLLTALMTSLHYDVLPLPSFVTYGMAEGLNFAAGPLLMLFYVSGLVLIIRSKGWQRLLMPFAAVGRMALTNYLMQTIIAIFIFYGFGLGLFGQISSGVGLMVAVIIFTAQLIVSNLYLQTFKQGPMEALWRKWTYG
- a CDS encoding ArsA family ATPase; amino-acid sequence: MHHHSILFFGGKGGVGKSTCSAAFALSAAQNGKKVLLISTDPAHNLEDLFDMRIGNTISQLQTNLYGLEIDAEEESKRYIAGVKENLQGLVHAHRVSEVHRQIDMAANTPGADESALFDALVNIILEQTEHFDLIVFDTAPTGHTLRLLSLPEMMEAWIDGMLKRRRTVNENYSQLLNDGEPVEDPIYQTLMKRKQKFVEARKWLLDKRKTGFVYVLTPERLPIEETSRAVEQLAQAKMNVNTLIVNKCLPDEADASPFFQKRKEQEQQYIETIHGQFKKQKKIFLPLLSEDISTRANLQHISDYL
- a CDS encoding carbon starvation protein A, producing MSGILLAVIGMAMLAFGYFYYSKFIAKRIYRLDPNFQTPAHQFNDGVDFVPTKKSVLWAHQFTSIAGAAPILGPAIAVYWGWLPAFLWVILGTVFAAGVHDFGSLVLSVRNKGQSIGTLADRLIGRRAKLLFLFIILILVLMVAAVFAWVISDLFVSYPASVLSIFIQIPLAVLIGVYFLKRGKGLLLPSIIALIVMYGTAVLASYVPALQIDLVQYFGGEGSTVVFGLDAVSMSFLIWIIILMTYVYIASTLPVWKLLQPRDYINAHQLLVGLAVLYLGLLVTNPEVTAPTTRSTDDVSWFPLLFITIACGAVSGFHSLVSSGTTSKQLNKETDARTVGYGGAIGEGVLALISIIAVVTFFSTSDDFLTAYPTFDVANAEGLGNFIEGAAQLASGLLIPESVAQTIVAVVVISFAATTLDTAVRLMRYIISEIGREYNALALTKKHVATSIAVGASMALVLLPQDDRGLGAGGYILWPLFGTSNQLLAGITLMLITIWLSRQGRNYLVTLIPMVFLLIMTILAMLQQLSTEWWIFAENGDALLFVLGSIILAFAVWICLEAYLLFKQGKSQRLDND
- a CDS encoding cory-CC-star protein — protein: MGFKDQLSRALAFYDEVLRLPHRSEIKRELRDEDDIFYLLSFSEMLGIPNPVSYYTLELYPEMVEEFHDWHLRMGMEKSPIDGIRCC
- a CDS encoding carbon starvation protein A — its product is MPGIGIAVIGIIIFALGYLYYSKFIAKHIYRLDPNFRTPAHQFNDGIDFVPTKKSIVWAHHFTSIAGAAPILGPAIAVYWGWLPAFIWVVLGTVFAAGVHDFGALVLSVRNKGRSIGTLAERLIGRRAKMLFLFIILILVLMVNAVFAWVIANLFVTFPASVLSIFIQIPLAVIIGIYFLRRGKGLLFPSLLALIVMYGTAALASGIPALQIDLVSYFGGENATVAFGIDAVSIAFLIWIVILMAYVYIASTLPVWKLLQPRDYINAHQLIIGLGILYLGLLVTNPEVTAPVTRSVDDVSWFPLLFITIACGAISGFHSLVSSGTTSKQLNKESDARLVGYGGSIGEGILAIISIVAVVTLFSTQEEFLSTYSSFTTANEIGLNNFIEGAAQLATGLFIPEAIAQTIVAVVVISFAATTLDTAVRLMRYIISEIATEYKAYALTKKHVATAIAVGSSMTLVLMPGDERGFGAGGYLLWPLFGTSNQLLAGIALLLITIWLRRQGRNFLVTFIPMVFLLAMTLLAMFSQVWFEWAWYGSDSNFLLFTLGAIILIFAVWICLEAYLLFKNDKTKALEDDDR
- a CDS encoding cold shock domain-containing protein codes for the protein MKGTVKWFNAEKGFGFIEREDGDDVFVHFSAIQAEGFKTLDDGETVEFEIVEGDRGPQAANVIRQ